From the genome of Salvia splendens isolate huo1 chromosome 7, SspV2, whole genome shotgun sequence:
TATCCGTAATCTGGTCCTATTTTTTgtctaaaattaaattttctaaTATAGTATGGACGCTACAATATGTCTAGTTCattgaattttttattcaatACAACCCTCTTAGTTctttatactactagtatttatggTATATTAATTATAGTGgtcatatattaatattattaattatctATTAACTAGAGTAATTAATAGTGCATGATTTCCTCTTGCCCACATGAAAGAGACTCTCAACTAATTAAGATCGAGTTGAAATCACCTTAATTTTGAGGTAGGATCAAATCCAACAAAAATGTTGCATACAGGCTACTAATGAGGATCAAACCAAAACTAACGAAAATATGACAAGACCTAAGAAAATTAAGTGGATATGGGTAGACCTAGTCAAAAAACAACATTATACTTATAATGCAAGCGTTACACATCCTATCAAAACCGGTTTAATTCGGCCACATTGTATTGTACATGCATTGATAAATAGTAGGGCTAAAAGGGCACCAAATGAAAAATGTCATTTTCTGATAATGTAAGTGGCTTTTATTTCAAATACTAGTAGAGTAGTATGTTTATTATGCATAAGGAGCCAGCTAGCTAGCAAGACGTGGCACCGGGCAATTAATAGCTTTGTGCATTCATTCTTTTGGAGTTAGATCCAACGACCCTCCTCATTAATTTTCTACTGCGCCCTCATCTCCTATGGGTGATGCTTTTACTACTATACCAATCTAGATCATACAAAATCCACCAATCCAGATTGTTTCATCCTTACCCCACACGCCAAAACATCTATCATCACTTGTTCACCTTTTAGAAATGTACTAGATAGATACTGTAATGACCAATTTAGAAAGTAATTAACCATCATTCCAAGATCATGGAGATGGAGAGAGAGGAGAGtgatgtgtatatatatattatatatatataaagtgagACATGTAGCATGCATTTTGCATTCTTAATCGTATACGGTATACATAACATTTTGAAACAGGATACAATAAAACAACAATTGTATCTCTAAATCGGATGTCTAAAACCTCCAAgatagagaaaacaaacaaaataaaattaattatggaAGAATCACGAAACGCGCGCGTACACACACATACAGAAAGTAAAACAGaagaagtaattaattaatcggGTATTTGGTAATCATCGGGGACGTAGAAGGTATCCGGATCCTCATTATGCAGCCATCCAAACTTCTCCAAGAAAGGGTTAGCCAGATTATTCAACGGATACTTATCAATAAACTCACTCCACACATTCCTCCCATCCAAATCCCTCATCACTTCCCACAAACAGCTGTTGCACTTGAAACCCGCCCCGAAACTGATCATGAATACCTTATCCCCTTTCTTCAGCCGCTTCTTCGCCTCCATATACGCCAGCACGTACCACAAGCTGCTCGCCGACGTGTTCCCGAACCTATGCAGCGTCATCCGCGCTGGCTCCACGTCATACTCGCTCAGATCCAGATTCTGCGCGATCGCATCGATCACCGCTTTCCCCCCTGTGTGCAGGCAGAAGTGATCCACCCCTGTTTTAAAGTTGATCAGCGGCCTCGCCCCTCCGCCTCCCGCCTTGCTCCACTTCTGCCGCACCTTCCGCTCCACCAGCAGGGCAGTGAACCTGGCCAGCTCGCGGATCGGGAGGATTTTCGGCGCCATCACCTTCAGATTGTCAACAAAAGCGCGTGTCGCCGCTTTCGGCAGATTTTTCCCCAAATGAAACCCTATAAACCCTTTCTCGTCTTCCTTCTGAACACAGCAGTCATAGGATTCATCTCTGGCTCCGTGGTGCGTCCGCCCCAGCGTCCTCAGCCTGAACATGGCCTTATCCTTTAGTGAGGGTTTATTAGTGAGGATCATCGCGCAGCCGCCTGATCGAAACAGGCAGTTGGCTAGGATCATCGAACGGTCGTTCCCTGTGTACCAGCCGAGGCTGAGTGACTCAGAGGTCACAACCATGGCGGTAGTGTTCCTCCGCGTCTTCATAACATTCTGGATGATGTTGACAGAGACTAAGCTGGCGCTGCAGCCCATGCCGGTGAGGTTGTACACCTTTACATCCTCCCGCATCTTGTATGTATTGATGATGCGGGAGGAAAGGGAGGGGACGGTGGCGAGCATGGAGATGTTGACGACGAGGACGTCGATGTCGGCCGGGTGGATGCCAGTGCGGGTGAGGAGCTTGTCGATGCTGTCGTGGAAGAACTCGTCCATCTCGACCAGGCCGTCGTGGAGGGTCGGGGAGGCCTCGCGCCCCTCGAACACCATCTTCGGGGCGTACGTCTCCTCGCCGATGCCGGAGCTCACGATGGCCTTGAGGAGGAACTTGTACTCGTTCAGGCCGAGGTGCTTGTTGCGACGGATGACCTCGCCGGAGAATTTCGTGCTCAGGCGGCGGTCGGCGGTCGGCTTGTAGCACTCGTAGTCGAGGATGTAGCAGTTGCGGTGCCTCCTGCCGTCGAAGAATCGCCATAACAAGTagaggagagagaggagagagagggagtaGAAGAACATTATGACGGCAAGATTCATCTATGAATTCTTTTACCTACTAGATATAGGGAGAGATAGTGGATGACTTATTGCAAATCtattgtgtttttgtttttgaaattttgtaattttggtTTGATGGGAAAAGAGAAGGGGGAGATAATATATGGAAAAAACATGTGACTGTGGTCTTAGAAACATAATTGTATCCCTCAACTTCCACCAACTTGTTTATGTGCGTGACTTTCCCTTTATATCATGCATAAATTGTTTAAGAATTAGGGCTCGGTGATTTGTGAATCAATGAATTAATTACGCGCGGATATATATGAGTACTTATTTTCCATTAGCTCTTAGGGAATGCTCCGTCACGAAATCAACTTGATTGATTATGTTGTGTACAAATTTACATTTACACCATAGTGCCTTCGTTGGAGGACTAGAAGatttcttctctctctaaattgaGGGCTGTTATTTAACTGTGGTACAAAAGTATTAAGttaggttttttttaatgtggtaCAAAAGTATTAAGTTGGGTTCAAAACAATATAAGGATCAGATCCGAAGAACAACCCAAAAACTATACAAAGACCAATTGTTAAGATCAAAATCCATGATGCACATAGGCCGACACTCATCCCCTGTACTCACATGGGGCTCGAAGCCACCATTGCAAAATACAACATGCAAACACAAGTCCAGTGCTCCTCATCAAGAAATATAAAAGAATAATGATAAATAGTTCATTGTTTAGTATCATCCATAATTAATAGGAGTACTAACGAATACAACGGACGGATTAGTAGTGCAGTGCCTTGACCATCATCTTATTTTTCTGATTGACATGATAGGTATAGTTTTCAATGAATCATCTTCAAGATTGTTGTTCTGATTGACCAGTCGACTTAAGTATattaattctttttctttactttcAGTTTTGTTTGAGTGTTAGTGTGTGGGGAAATAACCACACGTCCACACGTATACATTTAGttgatttgtttatttattgtaTTCATGTTATTATATTCAGACATTTATGCTGTTTGAAATTAGGATATTTACTCTTACCACTGATTTGTGCATAACtacaaaatttattattttacaacaaaaattattataatactcTAAACTCAAATCAACACTTTATtaccaacaattaattaattcttaaagattagttatatatatGCTCTATTTATGAAATAAACCATCCTAATTAATAAGTAATAGCAGTAGTACTATAACTCTAAAGATAAAAGTTAATTACCAGAACATGTATTTGATGTTGGTAGCTTTAGTTTTTACTAAGCCTTTGTTAGCTTGACTTTTTTTTTGATGTATTCTCTGCTGGCCATTCTTATGGCTTGAGCATTTCTTCTTATAAAAAAACAGCTATGAATACATGAACAATAAGCACAAAcgattatttgatttttatgtaatttattataaaatatttagacGAACGAAACACAAATGGTGCTGATTGTATATACATGAATTCACAATAAATATTGAGTTATTTGCAACATTTATACATGGGGCTATCTAGTTCCTGGTGTAAAAAGCTTGATGTAAACTTTAGGTTTAACGTCATCATATCGTTGTTATTAATTAGTAGGAGTAATATACTAAACCCACTATATCCATGTGTGTTGAAAGTAGTAGTAGGAAATTAAACCCTCAACAAAAGTAAACGCAAAGATTAATAATTTCTGCGGCTCATAATCAATACCTTATTTAATATGGCATTACTTATTTTGTCTTCTAATATGATCCATTTATTAACTTATTTATTAACTTCTAATACACTATATCATTGTACACTTATTTGCttgatttatcttttttttttgtgctaTTATTTGCTTGATTCTTAACTGGCTGTTATAAATTTAcggttttttttgtatttttttggaTACATATATTTTTTGTGATCTAAACATGTTGTgtagtaaattgtttaaaacAATTATAAGTTGGTAggaaaatctgaaaaaaaaaatactctagTTTGGACAACGATACTCGATTGGGATATATAACTgttttatacttcctccgtccgcgaataggagtcacattccatttcggcacgggttttaataaatgttaagaaaagtgggtgtaagaaaattagtggaatatgagtttcacttgtatatattagttttaaatgatatgtgagcgtaatgagttggtggaatgtgaggcatctttaccatttatggtaattatgaaccgggactcctattcgtggtcggaccaaaatggaaaaacgagactgctattcgcggacggagggagtaatgttCAATAACCAcgtttaattaaaatactatGATAAcctttatattaaaatttaatttaaaaataaagacACGTCAAAACATAAACCATTGGATTTGGGGATGAAAGGGTTTATATTAGTTCTTATTTGTTTATGTTAGAATAGGTTCTCATTTGATCATATCCTTATGTACCAATTCTTACCAATTGATAGAACCTTGATTCATGCGagattacaattaaaaaaaagtgcgCGAGGATACAACAAAAGCTGTATAAATATATTTGACAGGTGTTGGAGAAATTAAAGTGGTAGGGAAATATTAGTTGGCTGGCAATGGTCTACGAACTTGTGGCAGCCATTAATTTGCATGAAATTATGAGTAGCGATGACAATATTGATGGTTTATATATGTGTGTGCAATTAATACAACTGATGGATGTGCATATGATGTGTCTGCTAATTTCTGCGACACAAACTAATTCATATGATATGAtatgctttttatttttattgccaTTATTAATTCGCATTATATGTATAATTTATATGGTGCATTTGACGAAACGGAGTATCGTACAAAATAAAAGGTTAGTTAAACGCTGTAACAACTAACAACCCACAAGTCACTTTAATAGCCTAGTTAAAAATAGCCCACTCCACTTTTTAATACTCGTACATTCTTTATTTAAAATACAATACCCACAAgtcaaaaaatatattttattaagagTATGATAACATATTATTGAAATCCTCAATTACATTTTTTGGAAGTGGAAAAATACatattataaatttgaatttatctGCTATGCGAAAGAGTAACTCTTGACGCATACGAAACAACGTCGCACATGTTTGGCCCCTATCACGGTTGCTCAGCAAAGTAGTCCTCATCGAGCCTTTCTGCAACAAGCTCTTAGTGTTGATAGACGTACCAACAAGTTCTTGGAGCAGGATACGCAGGAGGGTTCACATAATAGTCTCGAGTTTGCTGAAGATACTCGTGTAGTCGTATATCTTGTTAAACCCTTCGTTGGGATCCATACTTGAAGTGAAAGCAAAAttgaattcaaataagtgtagGAAAAAGTAAATGAGTGTTAATTATACATTGAATGAGGTAGTATGAGTTTATGAAGTAGTGTATGATTAAAAatgagaaaacaaacaaaaatcaGGTAAAATTGTCGTGGaacaaatatatttttaataatgaataaaaaattgaattgaaattatatttttcaatttaataaaaaatcatattACAAACACGGCCCGTGACTGGGCTTCACACAACCATTTGATTTAACGAGGAGGGGTGGACGCTGGGAGGGACACCCCTTCGTCCCTCAGCGAAGCTACACGCAGGGGGATGGGACGCTTGCAACGCGTCCCTCCCCCATCTTGTCCCCCTTGACGAAACAAAAAGCCCGCGTTGCGGAtgcactaagagcatccacaaccgtcgTCCCTTAATCATATTGTCCTTTAATTATTGATGGGTCACTCATCACTTTTTATATTGTCCTTATTTAAGAGATAACACCTTTAAACATTCATCCTTACCACTCCTTCTCTTCATTATTCACGAATCTCACTATTTCAATTCTAGTATAGTACAATTTTtaaatgcaaaattaataaaaaaacattttatcaataaaatttcattaaaaaaattacattacaaattcttaaaaataaaatattacaaaattaaattcctaaaaataaaaaattactaagttgaaatcctaaaaattaaaactacatcgttaaaatcataaaaattaaaaagtatgagtacataatttaaaatcataagTAGTTAAATGAAAATGCAAAGAAAATTTTTAGtgagaaatactccctccgactcctaaaaataggaacttttgaaat
Proteins encoded in this window:
- the LOC121742010 gene encoding 3-ketoacyl-CoA synthase 12-like translates to MNLAVIMFFYSLSLLSLLYLLWRFFDGRRHRNCYILDYECYKPTADRRLSTKFSGEVIRRNKHLGLNEYKFLLKAIVSSGIGEETYAPKMVFEGREASPTLHDGLVEMDEFFHDSIDKLLTRTGIHPADIDVLVVNISMLATVPSLSSRIINTYKMREDVKVYNLTGMGCSASLVSVNIIQNVMKTRRNTTAMVVTSESLSLGWYTGNDRSMILANCLFRSGGCAMILTNKPSLKDKAMFRLRTLGRTHHGARDESYDCCVQKEDEKGFIGFHLGKNLPKAATRAFVDNLKVMAPKILPIRELARFTALLVERKVRQKWSKAGGGGARPLINFKTGVDHFCLHTGGKAVIDAIAQNLDLSEYDVEPARMTLHRFGNTSASSLWYVLAYMEAKKRLKKGDKVFMISFGAGFKCNSCLWEVMRDLDGRNVWSEFIDKYPLNNLANPFLEKFGWLHNEDPDTFYVPDDYQIPD